A genomic region of Elaeis guineensis isolate ETL-2024a chromosome 9, EG11, whole genome shotgun sequence contains the following coding sequences:
- the LOC105050982 gene encoding uncharacterized protein isoform X4 has protein sequence MMKGAKEFNIPVFRANRRLVASEDGGLHNPSVLLFNSSWGSNEAPYNNRKFNYSPLYGIKRPSSEEDIAFMSVLELGELIRTKQITSCELTDIFLRRLKRYNHVLEAVISFTEELARSQARKADELLAQGTYLGPLHGIPYGLKDIIAVPHYRTTWGSKTFKDQILDIEAWVYKRLKSAGAVLVAKLVSGSLAYDDIWFGGRTRNPWNIAEFSTGSSAGPAASTSAGMVPFAIGSETAGSITYPAARCGVTSLRPTFGTVGRSGVMSISESLDKLGPFCRSATDCALIIDAIRGKDPDDPSSRNVPLEDPFQVDIKKLTVGYLEDAEMEVVHVLSSKGVNCVPFKLNYTVESVQAILNFTMDVDMLSHFDKWQRSGHDDEYEAQDQWPVELRRARLIPAVDYLQAQRVRGKLIKEVRESFTVDAFIGNATDWERVCMGNLVGMPVIVVPTGFKSIEDPPKGGTWRRTTITTGIYAPPDHDHIALALAMAYQSATNHHKQRPPIDDLGPNDLVPIPGTLLRCDPFRNSCLCFQLDHWLAKSFKSL, from the exons ATGATGAAGGGTGCAAAAGAGTTTAACATACCTGTGTTCAGAGCGAACCGTAGGCTGGTTGCTTCTGAAGATGGAGGATTGCATAATCCATCAGTTTTGTTGTTCAATTCATCTTGGGGCAGCAATGAAGCACCTTATAACAATAGAAAATTCAACTATTCCCCTTTGTATGGGATAAAGAGACCAAGCAGTGAAGAAGATATTGCATTCATGTCT GTACTTGAACTAGGAGAACTTATTAGGACCAAGCAAATCACTTCATGTGAGCTTACTGATATATTCCTTCGAAGATTAAAGAG GTATAATCATGTTCTTGAAGCTGTGATTTCATTTACTGAAGAATTAGCACGCAGTCAGGCAAGAAAGGCAGATGAGCTGCTGGCCCAAGGAACATATTTGG GTCCTCTTCATGGAATTCCTTATGGACTTAAAGACATTATAGCAGTCCCTCACTACAGGACCACTTGGGGCTCGAAAACGTTCAAGGATCAAATTCTTGACATTGAAGCTTGGGTCTACAAAAG GCTAAAGTCTGCTGGAGCTGTTCTTGTAGCAAAGCTTGTTTCAGGATCACTAGCCTATGATGATATCTGGTTCGGGGGAAGGACCCGAAACCCTTGGAATATTGCTGAATTCTCTACTGGTTCATCAGCAGGTCCAGCAGCCAGCACATCTGCAG GTATGGTTCCATTTGCAATTGGCTCGGAAACAGCTGGATCAATTACTTACCCTGCTGCTCGTTGTGGAGTAACTAGCTTGCGCCCGACTTTTGGGACTGTTGGTCGAAGTGGTGTCATGAGCATATCTGAGAGCTTG GATAAGCTTGGTCCTTTCTGCAGAAGTGCCACAGACTGTGCTCTTATAATAGATGCCATTAGAGGAAAGGATCCAGATGACCCTTCGTCTCGTAATGTTCCTCTTGAGGACCCATTTCAAGTTGATATCAAAAAACTAACCGTTGGTTATCTTGAAGATGCTGAGATGGAG GTTGTTCATGTTCTTTCATCGAAGGGTGTTAATTGTGTTCCTTTCAAGCTAAATTACACAGTTGAATCAGTCCAGGCAATTCTCAATTTTACAATGGATGTTGATATGCTGTCCCACTTTGACAAGTGGCAGCGCTCAGGACATGATGATGAGTATGAAGCGCAAGATCAGTGGCCAGTAGAGCTGCGACGTGCCCGTTTGATACCAGCGGTAGACTATCTACAG gCACAAAGGGTACGAGGGAAGCTGATAAAGGAAGTTCGTGAGAGTTTTACTGTAGATGCATTCATTGGCAATGCAACCGATTGGGAGAGGGTCTGCATGGGAAATCTTGTCGGTATGCCTGTAATTGTTGTTCCAACAGGTTTCAAAAGCATtgaagatccacctaaaggtgGTACCTGGAGAAGAACCACAATAACAACAGGCATATATGCGCCTCCTGACCATGATCACATC GCGCTAGCATTAGCTATGGCATACCAATCAGCCACCAATCACCACAAACAACGGCCACCTATTGATGACCTTGGGCCAAATGACTTGGTTCCAATTCCTG gGACATTGTTGCGTTGCGATCCCTTCCGCAATTCATGTTTATGCTTCCAGCTCGATCATTGGTTGGCCAAGTCTTTTAAATCTTTGTGA
- the LOC105050982 gene encoding uncharacterized protein isoform X1: MCRRLRPRRVVSVPIILLTAALCSPPTWRSLPAATGHHFAMDSRQTLQVEDTTSEENDSEVSRVKDALKYFDANFFNDSKVKEMMKGAKEFNIPVFRANRRLVASEDGGLHNPSVLLFNSSWGSNEAPYNNRKFNYSPLYGIKRPSSEEDIAFMSVLELGELIRTKQITSCELTDIFLRRLKRYNHVLEAVISFTEELARSQARKADELLAQGTYLGPLHGIPYGLKDIIAVPHYRTTWGSKTFKDQILDIEAWVYKRLKSAGAVLVAKLVSGSLAYDDIWFGGRTRNPWNIAEFSTGSSAGPAASTSAGMVPFAIGSETAGSITYPAARCGVTSLRPTFGTVGRSGVMSISESLDKLGPFCRSATDCALIIDAIRGKDPDDPSSRNVPLEDPFQVDIKKLTVGYLEDAEMEVVHVLSSKGVNCVPFKLNYTVESVQAILNFTMDVDMLSHFDKWQRSGHDDEYEAQDQWPVELRRARLIPAVDYLQAQRVRGKLIKEVRESFTVDAFIGNATDWERVCMGNLVGMPVIVVPTGFKSIEDPPKGGTWRRTTITTGIYAPPDHDHIALALAMAYQSATNHHKQRPPIDDLGPNDLVPIPGTLLRCDPFRNSCLCFQLDHWLAKSFKSL, from the exons ATGTGTCGCCGGTTGCGGCCACGTCGCGTCGTCTCGGTGCCCATCATCCTCTTAACCGCCGCCTTGTGCTCGCCCCCGACATGGCGCTCACTGCCGGCAGCAACGGGGCATCACTTCGCAATG GACAGTAGGCAGACTCTTCAAGTGGAAGACACTACAAGTGAAGAAAATGACAGTGAAGTTTCAAGAGTTAAGGATGCTTTAAAGTATTTCGATGCCAATTTTTTCAATGATTCAAAG GTGAAAGAAATGATGAAGGGTGCAAAAGAGTTTAACATACCTGTGTTCAGAGCGAACCGTAGGCTGGTTGCTTCTGAAGATGGAGGATTGCATAATCCATCAGTTTTGTTGTTCAATTCATCTTGGGGCAGCAATGAAGCACCTTATAACAATAGAAAATTCAACTATTCCCCTTTGTATGGGATAAAGAGACCAAGCAGTGAAGAAGATATTGCATTCATGTCT GTACTTGAACTAGGAGAACTTATTAGGACCAAGCAAATCACTTCATGTGAGCTTACTGATATATTCCTTCGAAGATTAAAGAG GTATAATCATGTTCTTGAAGCTGTGATTTCATTTACTGAAGAATTAGCACGCAGTCAGGCAAGAAAGGCAGATGAGCTGCTGGCCCAAGGAACATATTTGG GTCCTCTTCATGGAATTCCTTATGGACTTAAAGACATTATAGCAGTCCCTCACTACAGGACCACTTGGGGCTCGAAAACGTTCAAGGATCAAATTCTTGACATTGAAGCTTGGGTCTACAAAAG GCTAAAGTCTGCTGGAGCTGTTCTTGTAGCAAAGCTTGTTTCAGGATCACTAGCCTATGATGATATCTGGTTCGGGGGAAGGACCCGAAACCCTTGGAATATTGCTGAATTCTCTACTGGTTCATCAGCAGGTCCAGCAGCCAGCACATCTGCAG GTATGGTTCCATTTGCAATTGGCTCGGAAACAGCTGGATCAATTACTTACCCTGCTGCTCGTTGTGGAGTAACTAGCTTGCGCCCGACTTTTGGGACTGTTGGTCGAAGTGGTGTCATGAGCATATCTGAGAGCTTG GATAAGCTTGGTCCTTTCTGCAGAAGTGCCACAGACTGTGCTCTTATAATAGATGCCATTAGAGGAAAGGATCCAGATGACCCTTCGTCTCGTAATGTTCCTCTTGAGGACCCATTTCAAGTTGATATCAAAAAACTAACCGTTGGTTATCTTGAAGATGCTGAGATGGAG GTTGTTCATGTTCTTTCATCGAAGGGTGTTAATTGTGTTCCTTTCAAGCTAAATTACACAGTTGAATCAGTCCAGGCAATTCTCAATTTTACAATGGATGTTGATATGCTGTCCCACTTTGACAAGTGGCAGCGCTCAGGACATGATGATGAGTATGAAGCGCAAGATCAGTGGCCAGTAGAGCTGCGACGTGCCCGTTTGATACCAGCGGTAGACTATCTACAG gCACAAAGGGTACGAGGGAAGCTGATAAAGGAAGTTCGTGAGAGTTTTACTGTAGATGCATTCATTGGCAATGCAACCGATTGGGAGAGGGTCTGCATGGGAAATCTTGTCGGTATGCCTGTAATTGTTGTTCCAACAGGTTTCAAAAGCATtgaagatccacctaaaggtgGTACCTGGAGAAGAACCACAATAACAACAGGCATATATGCGCCTCCTGACCATGATCACATC GCGCTAGCATTAGCTATGGCATACCAATCAGCCACCAATCACCACAAACAACGGCCACCTATTGATGACCTTGGGCCAAATGACTTGGTTCCAATTCCTG gGACATTGTTGCGTTGCGATCCCTTCCGCAATTCATGTTTATGCTTCCAGCTCGATCATTGGTTGGCCAAGTCTTTTAAATCTTTGTGA
- the LOC105050982 gene encoding uncharacterized protein isoform X2: MCRRLRPRRVVSVPIILLTAALCSPPTWRSLPAATGHHFAMDSRQTLQVEDTTSEENDSEVSRVKDALKYFDANFFNDSKVKEMMKGAKEFNIPVFRANRRLVASEDGGLHNPSVLLFNSSWGSNEAPYNNRKFNYSPLYGIKRPSSEEDIAFMSVLELGELIRTKQITSCELTDIFLRRLKRYNHVLEAVISFTEELARSQARKADELLAQGTYLGPLHGIPYGLKDIIAVPHYRTTWGSKTFKDQILDIEAWVYKRLKSAGAVLVAKLVSGSLAYDDIWFGGRTRNPWNIAEFSTGSSAGPAASTSAGMVPFAIGSETAGSITYPAARCGVTSLRPTFGTVGRSGVMSISESLDKLGPFCRSATDCALIIDAIRGKDPDDPSSRNVPLEDPFQVDIKKLTVGYLEDAEMEVVHVLSSKGVNCVPFKLNYTVESVQAILNFTMDVDMLSHFDKWQRSGHDDEYEAQDQWPVELRRARLIPAVDYLQAQRVRGKLIKEVRESFTVDAFIGNATDWERVCMGNLVGMPVIVVPTGFKSIEDPPKGGTWRRTTITTGIYAPPDHDHIALALAMAYQSATNHHKQRPPIDDLGPNDLVPIPGMKLLVHDFAAMD; this comes from the exons ATGTGTCGCCGGTTGCGGCCACGTCGCGTCGTCTCGGTGCCCATCATCCTCTTAACCGCCGCCTTGTGCTCGCCCCCGACATGGCGCTCACTGCCGGCAGCAACGGGGCATCACTTCGCAATG GACAGTAGGCAGACTCTTCAAGTGGAAGACACTACAAGTGAAGAAAATGACAGTGAAGTTTCAAGAGTTAAGGATGCTTTAAAGTATTTCGATGCCAATTTTTTCAATGATTCAAAG GTGAAAGAAATGATGAAGGGTGCAAAAGAGTTTAACATACCTGTGTTCAGAGCGAACCGTAGGCTGGTTGCTTCTGAAGATGGAGGATTGCATAATCCATCAGTTTTGTTGTTCAATTCATCTTGGGGCAGCAATGAAGCACCTTATAACAATAGAAAATTCAACTATTCCCCTTTGTATGGGATAAAGAGACCAAGCAGTGAAGAAGATATTGCATTCATGTCT GTACTTGAACTAGGAGAACTTATTAGGACCAAGCAAATCACTTCATGTGAGCTTACTGATATATTCCTTCGAAGATTAAAGAG GTATAATCATGTTCTTGAAGCTGTGATTTCATTTACTGAAGAATTAGCACGCAGTCAGGCAAGAAAGGCAGATGAGCTGCTGGCCCAAGGAACATATTTGG GTCCTCTTCATGGAATTCCTTATGGACTTAAAGACATTATAGCAGTCCCTCACTACAGGACCACTTGGGGCTCGAAAACGTTCAAGGATCAAATTCTTGACATTGAAGCTTGGGTCTACAAAAG GCTAAAGTCTGCTGGAGCTGTTCTTGTAGCAAAGCTTGTTTCAGGATCACTAGCCTATGATGATATCTGGTTCGGGGGAAGGACCCGAAACCCTTGGAATATTGCTGAATTCTCTACTGGTTCATCAGCAGGTCCAGCAGCCAGCACATCTGCAG GTATGGTTCCATTTGCAATTGGCTCGGAAACAGCTGGATCAATTACTTACCCTGCTGCTCGTTGTGGAGTAACTAGCTTGCGCCCGACTTTTGGGACTGTTGGTCGAAGTGGTGTCATGAGCATATCTGAGAGCTTG GATAAGCTTGGTCCTTTCTGCAGAAGTGCCACAGACTGTGCTCTTATAATAGATGCCATTAGAGGAAAGGATCCAGATGACCCTTCGTCTCGTAATGTTCCTCTTGAGGACCCATTTCAAGTTGATATCAAAAAACTAACCGTTGGTTATCTTGAAGATGCTGAGATGGAG GTTGTTCATGTTCTTTCATCGAAGGGTGTTAATTGTGTTCCTTTCAAGCTAAATTACACAGTTGAATCAGTCCAGGCAATTCTCAATTTTACAATGGATGTTGATATGCTGTCCCACTTTGACAAGTGGCAGCGCTCAGGACATGATGATGAGTATGAAGCGCAAGATCAGTGGCCAGTAGAGCTGCGACGTGCCCGTTTGATACCAGCGGTAGACTATCTACAG gCACAAAGGGTACGAGGGAAGCTGATAAAGGAAGTTCGTGAGAGTTTTACTGTAGATGCATTCATTGGCAATGCAACCGATTGGGAGAGGGTCTGCATGGGAAATCTTGTCGGTATGCCTGTAATTGTTGTTCCAACAGGTTTCAAAAGCATtgaagatccacctaaaggtgGTACCTGGAGAAGAACCACAATAACAACAGGCATATATGCGCCTCCTGACCATGATCACATC GCGCTAGCATTAGCTATGGCATACCAATCAGCCACCAATCACCACAAACAACGGCCACCTATTGATGACCTTGGGCCAAATGACTTGGTTCCAATTCCTG GCATGAAACTGTTGGTGCATGATTTTGCGGCCATGGACTGA
- the LOC105050982 gene encoding uncharacterized protein isoform X3, with amino-acid sequence MCRRLRPRRVVSVPIILLTAALCSPPTWRSLPAATGHHFAMDSRQTLQVEDTTSEENDSEVSRVKDALKYFDANFFNDSKVKEMMKGAKEFNIPVFRANRRLVASEDGGLHNPSVLLFNSSWGSNEAPYNNRKFNYSPLYGIKRPSSEEDIAFMSVLELGELIRTKQITSCELTDIFLRRLKRYNHVLEAVISFTEELARSQARKADELLAQGTYLGPLHGIPYGLKDIIAVPHYRTTWGSKTFKDQILDIEAWVYKRLKSAGAVLVAKLVSGSLAYDDIWFGGRTRNPWNIAEFSTGSSAGPAASTSAGMVPFAIGSETAGSITYPAARCGVTSLRPTFGTVGRSGVMSISESLDKLGPFCRSATDCALIIDAIRGKDPDDPSSRNVPLEDPFQVDIKKLTVGYLEDAEMEVVHVLSSKGVNCVPFKLNYTVESVQAILNFTMDVDMLSHFDKWQRSGHDDEYEAQDQWPVELRRARLIPAVDYLQAQRVRGKLIKEVRESFTVDAFIGNATDWERVCMGNLVGMPVIVVPTGFKSIEDPPKGGTWRRTTITTGIYAPPDHDHINFANSGSLHFQKLILPFFKRS; translated from the exons ATGTGTCGCCGGTTGCGGCCACGTCGCGTCGTCTCGGTGCCCATCATCCTCTTAACCGCCGCCTTGTGCTCGCCCCCGACATGGCGCTCACTGCCGGCAGCAACGGGGCATCACTTCGCAATG GACAGTAGGCAGACTCTTCAAGTGGAAGACACTACAAGTGAAGAAAATGACAGTGAAGTTTCAAGAGTTAAGGATGCTTTAAAGTATTTCGATGCCAATTTTTTCAATGATTCAAAG GTGAAAGAAATGATGAAGGGTGCAAAAGAGTTTAACATACCTGTGTTCAGAGCGAACCGTAGGCTGGTTGCTTCTGAAGATGGAGGATTGCATAATCCATCAGTTTTGTTGTTCAATTCATCTTGGGGCAGCAATGAAGCACCTTATAACAATAGAAAATTCAACTATTCCCCTTTGTATGGGATAAAGAGACCAAGCAGTGAAGAAGATATTGCATTCATGTCT GTACTTGAACTAGGAGAACTTATTAGGACCAAGCAAATCACTTCATGTGAGCTTACTGATATATTCCTTCGAAGATTAAAGAG GTATAATCATGTTCTTGAAGCTGTGATTTCATTTACTGAAGAATTAGCACGCAGTCAGGCAAGAAAGGCAGATGAGCTGCTGGCCCAAGGAACATATTTGG GTCCTCTTCATGGAATTCCTTATGGACTTAAAGACATTATAGCAGTCCCTCACTACAGGACCACTTGGGGCTCGAAAACGTTCAAGGATCAAATTCTTGACATTGAAGCTTGGGTCTACAAAAG GCTAAAGTCTGCTGGAGCTGTTCTTGTAGCAAAGCTTGTTTCAGGATCACTAGCCTATGATGATATCTGGTTCGGGGGAAGGACCCGAAACCCTTGGAATATTGCTGAATTCTCTACTGGTTCATCAGCAGGTCCAGCAGCCAGCACATCTGCAG GTATGGTTCCATTTGCAATTGGCTCGGAAACAGCTGGATCAATTACTTACCCTGCTGCTCGTTGTGGAGTAACTAGCTTGCGCCCGACTTTTGGGACTGTTGGTCGAAGTGGTGTCATGAGCATATCTGAGAGCTTG GATAAGCTTGGTCCTTTCTGCAGAAGTGCCACAGACTGTGCTCTTATAATAGATGCCATTAGAGGAAAGGATCCAGATGACCCTTCGTCTCGTAATGTTCCTCTTGAGGACCCATTTCAAGTTGATATCAAAAAACTAACCGTTGGTTATCTTGAAGATGCTGAGATGGAG GTTGTTCATGTTCTTTCATCGAAGGGTGTTAATTGTGTTCCTTTCAAGCTAAATTACACAGTTGAATCAGTCCAGGCAATTCTCAATTTTACAATGGATGTTGATATGCTGTCCCACTTTGACAAGTGGCAGCGCTCAGGACATGATGATGAGTATGAAGCGCAAGATCAGTGGCCAGTAGAGCTGCGACGTGCCCGTTTGATACCAGCGGTAGACTATCTACAG gCACAAAGGGTACGAGGGAAGCTGATAAAGGAAGTTCGTGAGAGTTTTACTGTAGATGCATTCATTGGCAATGCAACCGATTGGGAGAGGGTCTGCATGGGAAATCTTGTCGGTATGCCTGTAATTGTTGTTCCAACAGGTTTCAAAAGCATtgaagatccacctaaaggtgGTACCTGGAGAAGAACCACAATAACAACAGGCATATATGCGCCTCCTGACCATGATCACATC AATTTTGCAAATAGTGGTTCTTTGCATTTTCAAAAGTTGATATTGCCCTTCTTCAAAAGAAGTTGA